In one window of Henckelia pumila isolate YLH828 chromosome 1, ASM3356847v2, whole genome shotgun sequence DNA:
- the LOC140875862 gene encoding protein PHYTOCHROME KINASE SUBSTRATE 1-like produces the protein MSTASESSTKLRDSSFSSYLDGVEETFVLELRASKRDNHAYNLGRTIRTTEDREIDVFDAKKYFNEGTANYNSPIQVGNRDESKKDDPIQVLLPVTKDPDQVAAATPSVRSESSSWNSGSGMLHCGPKNQKAKKMKRKSFLANIGCSCSCSDKNSVETGDFDRDINCSIKSGSNLVKTCSDPYSVKIKSLSLEHDSRAKFPESEMKEQGHFSFPVFNSKAGNQAAARIMQTQAEELDDAPKRKSLDVFASPILGRGKNSLSLDKKLSMLTWDALVPGGVTEEIKNIPPICSDLNNDSDSDSDDSDDLFEIQSLSKGNSFLSRQASGGLSGCITPRNCYAPSEASIEWSVVTASAADFSVFSDFEELRSTTATATSTATTSTVTVTPNHPRKPCPNPRNSPLKQVPKRRTGILSGCKSEKAVRVAGDAHKSHDHKGTSNTRNPLKSDTSSKVPGFDPRKRQQSFEACVVSQPHAGAAAHLLYT, from the coding sequence ATGAGTACTGCTTCAGAAAGTAGCACCAAGTTGAGGGACAGTTCCTTTTCCTCGTACTTGGATGGAGTGGAGGAAACCTTCGTGCTCGAATTACGAGCTTCCAAACGCGATAATCATGCTTATAATCTTGGAAGGACTATTAGAACGACAGAAGATCGAGAGATCGATGTTTTCGACGCGAAGAAGTACTTCAATGAAGGCACGGCTAATTACAATAGCCCGATTCAGGTCGGGAACAGAGACGAGTCCAAGAAAGATGACCCCATTCAAGTTTTGTTGCCTGTAACAAAAGATCCGGATCAGGTAGCCGCCGCCACCCCGAGTGTTCGATCTGAGTCGAGCAGCTGGAACAGTGGGAGCGGCATGTTGCATTGTGGTCCGAAGAACCAGAAGGCCAAGAAGATGAAAAGGAAGAGCTTTCTTGCCAACATTGGCTGCAGCTGTTCTTGTAGTGACAAGAATTCTGTGGAGACAGGGGATTTCGACAGGGATATTAACTGTTCCATTAAGAGTGGTAGTAATCTGGTTAAAACCTGCAGTGATCCATATTCGGTTAAGATCAAATCCCTGTCGTTGGAACATGATTCGAGAGCCAAGTTTCCTGAATCCGAGATGAAAGAGCAGGGCCATTTTAGCTTCCCTGTTTTCAATTCCAAGGCTGGAAATCAGGCAGCAGCTAGAATAATGCAAACACAAGCCGAAGAATTAGACGATGCCCCTAAGCGAAAATCGTTGGATGTATTCGCGTCCCCGATTCTGGGAAGGGGCAAGAACAGCCTGAGCCTGGACAAGAAGCTGTCAATGTTGACTTGGGATGCACTTGTTCCAGGAGGAGTAACCGAAGAAATCAAGAATATCCCTCCGATTTGCAGCGATTTGAACAACGACAGCGACAGCGACAGCGACGACAGCGACGATCTATTCGAAATCCAAAGCCTGTCGAAAGGTAATTCATTCCTTTCCAGGCAGGCATCGGGTGGCCTGTCGGGCTGCATAACACCTAGAAATTGCTACGCCCCAAGTGAAGCCAGTATAGAGTGGAGCGTTGTCACGGCCAGCGCGGCGGATTTCTCCGTCTTTTCGGATTTCGAAGAGCTGAGATCCACCACCGCCACCGCCACCAGCACCGCCACCACTTCCACCGTCACCGTCACCCCGAATCATCCTCGAAAACCATGCCCGAATCCAAGAAACAGCCCACTCAAACAAGTGCCGAAACGGCGCACGGGCATTCTTTCGGGCTGTAAAAGTGAGAAAGCTGTTAGAGTCGCCGGAGACGCACATAAATCACATGATCATAAGGGGACATCAAACACAAGAAATCCCCTCAAATCAGACACGTCGTCTAAGGTTCCAGGATTTGATCCAAGAAAAAGACAGCAATCTTTCGAAGCATGTGTTGTATCTCAACCGCACGCCGGAGCCGCTGCGCATCTGTTGTACACTTAG
- the LOC140885405 gene encoding probable hexosyltransferase MUCI70, which translates to MANFKNTELLPERRGIVGVVSKSLDQSEQKSRAYRRGRRFGRISGQGFLFWLLSLGVFFFMYLAYLGLKMHFHGDVSSLRDVKEELLVKNAPEQPRRKPHRQRFSACEVPFLDSVTYLLEPKDNVKFAHFSLGYIEREEKPPLNEARFGGHLTPEEREESYHASNRTIYCGFVSKPDRFPGTGFDVDEKDKKYMHKCIVVVSSCIFGSSDFLRRPNSKVISEYSKKNVCFVMFVDEESLVKLSADGNIQDENGNVGLWRIVIVKNLPYEDMRKTGKVPKFLSHRLFPSSRYSIWLDSKLRLNADPMQIIEYFLWRAGSEYAISNHYARHCVWDEVLQNKRLNKYNHSAIDEQFHFYQSDGLTKFDSSDPQTHLPSFVPEGSFIVRAHTPMSNLFSCLWFNEIDHFTSRDQLSFAYTYLKLRRLNPETHLYLNMFKDCERRAITKLFHHRLP; encoded by the exons ATGGCTAATTTCAAGAACACTGAATTGCTACCTGAGAGAAGAGGCATTGTTGGTGTGGTGAGTAAATCTCTGGATCAAAGTGAGCAAAAGTCACGGGCCTATCGTCGAGGGAGGAGGTTTGGTCGGATTTCTGGACAAGGATTCTTGTTTTGGTTGTTGTCCCTTGGAGTGTTCTTTTTCATGTATTTGGCTTATCTTGGTTTAAAGATGCATTTTCATG GAGATGTTTCTTCTTTGAGAGATGTAAAAGAAGAATTATTGGTAAAAAATGCTCCGGAGCAGCCACGGAGGAAGCCACATAGGCAAC GGTTCTCTGCATGTGAGGTACCATTTCTTGATTCAGTTACATATCTCCTTGAGCCCAAAGATAATGTGAAGTTTGCTCACTTCTCCTTGGGGTATATAGAAAGAGAGGAGAAACCCCCATTGAATGAAGCTCGGTTTGGTGGGCATCTAACTCCTGAAGAAAGAGAGGAATCCTACCATGCAAGTAATCGAACCATTTATTGTGGTTTTGTGAGCAAGCCTGATAGATTTCCAGGTACTGGATTTGATGTGGATGAGAAGGACAAAAAATATATGCATAAATGTATTGTCGTCGTGTCCTCTTGCATCTTTGGAAGCTCTGATTTTCTAAGAAGACCAAATAGCAAAGTG ATAAGTGAATACTCGAAGAAAAATGTTTGTTTTGTTATGTTTGTCGATGAAGAAAGTTTAGTTAAGTTGTCAGCTGATGGAAATATTCAAGATGAGAATGGAAACGTTGGCTTATGGAGGATAGTAATTGTAAAGAACTTACCATATGAAGATATGCGGAAAACTGGAAAGGTGCCTAAATTTTTATCTCACCGCCTTTTTCCTTCTTCCAG GTATTCGATCTGGCTTGATAGTAAGTTGCGGCTTAATGCTGATCCCATGCAGATCATTGAGTATTTTTTGTGGCGAGCCGGTTCAGAATATGCTATTTCAAATCATTATGCACGTCATTGTGTTTGGGATGAGGTGCTCCAAAACAAGCGgctaaataaatataatcactCTGCTATAGATGAACAGTTTCATTTCTACCAGTCCGATGGACTTACCAAGTTTGACTCTTCAGACCCACAAACACATCTTCCAAGCT TTGTGCCTGAAGGTTCATTTATTGTCAGGGCTCATACACCAATGTCAAATTTGTTTTCATGCCTCtggttcaatgagattgatCATTTTACATCACGCGATCAACTGAGCTTTGCATATACTTACTTAAAGTTGAGGCGGCTGAATCCCGAGACACACTTATATTTAAATATGTTCAAG GACTGTGAACGACGAGCAATCACAAAGCTGTTTCATCACAGATTACCTTAA
- the LOC140882709 gene encoding cullin-3A-like isoform X1: MSSGQKKRNFQIEAFKHKVVVDPKYPEKTWKILEHAINEIYNHNASGLSFEELYRNAYNMVLHKYGEFLYSGLESTMTLHLQTMSKCIEAAQGGSFLEELSTKWSDHNKALLMIRDILMYMDRTFIPNAQKTSVHELGLIIWKNEVIHSSKIRTRLLNTLLELILKERTGEVIDRWLMRNIITMLIDLGSSVYQEDFEKPFLDVSADFYRAESQEFIECSDCGDYLKKAERRLNEEIERVSHYLDILSESQITNVVEKEMIANHMLRLVHMENSGLVNMLCDDKFEDLGRMYCLFRRVTNGLSTIRDVMTSHIRDTGKQLVTDPEKSKNPVDFVDLLLEKRDKYDKIISVAFGNDKTFQNALSSSFEYFINLNPRSPEYISLFVDDKLRKGLKGVKEEDIEIILDKVMMLFRYLQEKDVFEKYYKQHLAKRLLSGKTVSDDAERSLIVKLKTECGYQFTSKLEGMFTDMKTSQDTMQGFYTACSSELGNSPTLVVQVLTTGSWPTQSSITCNLPAEMLALCEKFRSYYLGTHTGRRLSWQTNMGTADIRATFGNGQKYELNVSTYQMCVLMLFNSADSLTYREIEQATEISSCDLKRCLQSLACVKGKNVLRKDPMSKDIGEDDIFSVNDKFTSKLRKVKIGTVVAQKESEPEKQETRQRVEEDRKPQIEAAIVRIMKARRVLDHNNIITEVTKQLQSRFLANPGEIKKRIESLIERDFLERDTVDRRLYRYLA, encoded by the exons aTGAGCAGTGGGCAGAAGAAGAGGAATTTCCAGATTGAAGCGTTTAAGCATAAGGTGGTGGTAGATCCGAAGTATCCAGAAAAGACTTGGAAGATTTTAGAGCACGCGATTAATGAAATTTATAATCATAATGCTAGTGGACTAAGCTTTGAAGAATTATACAG AAACGCTTACAATATGGTATTGCATAAATATGGGGAGTTTCTTTATTCAGGACTTGAGTCAACAATGACGCTCCATCTTCAAACAATGTCCAAATGTATTGAGGCTGCCCAGGGTGGATCATTCCTGGAGGAACTTAGCACAAAATGGAGTGATCATAATAAAGCTTTGTTGATGATTCGGGACATACTGATGTACATGGATAGAACTTTCATTCCTAATGCCCAGAAAACTTCTGTTCATGAATTAGGGCTCATTATTTGGAAAAACGAAGTAATTCACTCCAGTAAAATTAGAACTAGGCTTTTGAACACACTTCTTGAATTAATACTCAAGGAACGAACAGGTGAAGTTATCGACAGATGGCTTATGAGAAACATAATCACAATGCTTATTGATTTGGGATCTTCAGTCTACCAAGAAGATTTTGAGAAACCGTTTCTTGATGTTTCAGCTGATTTCTACAGGGCAGAATCCCAGGAGTTTATCGAGTGCAGTGATTGTGGGGACTACCTGAAGAAAGCTGAAAGGCGCCTAAATGAAGAAATTGAGAGGGTATCCCACTACTTGGACATACTGAGTGAATCCCAAATTACTAATGTTGTAGAGAAAGAGATGATTGCCAATCACATGCTTAGACTAGTTCACATGGAAAATTCAGGTTTAGTAAATATGCTTTGTGATGACAAGTTTGAGGACTTGGGAAGGATGTACTGCTTATTTCGTCGAGTTACTAATGGTCTCTCAACAATCAGAGATGTAATGACATCTCATATTAGAGACACTGGCAAACAACTTGTCACCGACCCTGAAAAATCAAAGAATCCAGTTGACTTTGTTGACTTGCTCCTTGAGAAAAGGGACAAGTACGATAAGATCATAAGTGTAGCCTTCGGCAATGACAAGACCTTCCAAAATGCCTTAAGTTCttcttttgaatattttatcaaCTTGAATCCCCGTTCTCCCGAGTATATATCATTGTTCGTGGATGATAAACTCCGTAAAGGACTGAAGGGAGTGAAAGAGGAGGACATTGAGATTATTCTTGACAAGGTGATGATGTTGTTCCGCTACCTCCAGGAAAAAGATGTATTTGAGAAGTACTACAAACAACATCTGGCAAAGCGTCTCTTATCGGGAAAAACAGTATCTGATGATGCTGAGAGAAGTCTGATTGTTAAACTGAAGACTGAATGTGGATATCAATTTACTTCGAAACTAGAAGGCATGTTTACAGACATGAAGACATCTCAAGACACAATGCAAGGGTTCTACACAGCCTGCAGTTCTGAGTTGGGGAACAGCCCTACACTGGTGGTCCAGGTTTTGACTACTGGATCATGGCCCACCCAGTCCAGCATAACCTGCAACCTACCAGCTGAAATGTTGGCTTTGTGTGAGAAATTTCGATCATATTACCTCGGAACTCATACGGGTCGGAGATTATCCTGGCAAACAAATATGGGCACTGCTGATATTAGAGCAACCTTTGGAAATGGCCAGAAATACGAGCTAAATGTTTCGACTTATCAAATGTGTGTTCTAATGCTGTTTAACAGTGCTGATAGTCTTACCTATAGAGAGATTGAGCAGGCAACTGAGATTTCCTCTTGTGATTTGAAAAGATGTCTCCAGTCCTTAGCTTGTGTGAAAGGTAAAAATGTCCTTCGAAAAGACCCCATGAGCAAGGATATAGGAGAAGACGATATATTTTCTGTCAATGACAAGTTTACTAGCAAGCTTCGTAAGGTGAAGATTGGAACCGTGGTAGCACAAAAGGAATCCGAGCCTGAAAAACAAGAGACTCGACAGAGGGTTGAAGAGGACAGAAAACCACAGATTGAGGCTGCAATAGTGAGAATTATGAAGGCAAGAAGGGTGTTAGATCACAATAATATCATCACCGAGGTCACTAAACAACTGCAGTCGCGGTTTCTAGCTAACCCTGGggagatcaagaaacggattgaATCCCTTATTGAGCGAGATTTTCTTGAGAGGGATACTGTGGATAGACGATTGTACCGGTATCTCGCCTGA
- the LOC140882709 gene encoding cullin-3A-like isoform X2, which translates to MVLHKYGEFLYSGLESTMTLHLQTMSKCIEAAQGGSFLEELSTKWSDHNKALLMIRDILMYMDRTFIPNAQKTSVHELGLIIWKNEVIHSSKIRTRLLNTLLELILKERTGEVIDRWLMRNIITMLIDLGSSVYQEDFEKPFLDVSADFYRAESQEFIECSDCGDYLKKAERRLNEEIERVSHYLDILSESQITNVVEKEMIANHMLRLVHMENSGLVNMLCDDKFEDLGRMYCLFRRVTNGLSTIRDVMTSHIRDTGKQLVTDPEKSKNPVDFVDLLLEKRDKYDKIISVAFGNDKTFQNALSSSFEYFINLNPRSPEYISLFVDDKLRKGLKGVKEEDIEIILDKVMMLFRYLQEKDVFEKYYKQHLAKRLLSGKTVSDDAERSLIVKLKTECGYQFTSKLEGMFTDMKTSQDTMQGFYTACSSELGNSPTLVVQVLTTGSWPTQSSITCNLPAEMLALCEKFRSYYLGTHTGRRLSWQTNMGTADIRATFGNGQKYELNVSTYQMCVLMLFNSADSLTYREIEQATEISSCDLKRCLQSLACVKGKNVLRKDPMSKDIGEDDIFSVNDKFTSKLRKVKIGTVVAQKESEPEKQETRQRVEEDRKPQIEAAIVRIMKARRVLDHNNIITEVTKQLQSRFLANPGEIKKRIESLIERDFLERDTVDRRLYRYLA; encoded by the coding sequence ATGGTATTGCATAAATATGGGGAGTTTCTTTATTCAGGACTTGAGTCAACAATGACGCTCCATCTTCAAACAATGTCCAAATGTATTGAGGCTGCCCAGGGTGGATCATTCCTGGAGGAACTTAGCACAAAATGGAGTGATCATAATAAAGCTTTGTTGATGATTCGGGACATACTGATGTACATGGATAGAACTTTCATTCCTAATGCCCAGAAAACTTCTGTTCATGAATTAGGGCTCATTATTTGGAAAAACGAAGTAATTCACTCCAGTAAAATTAGAACTAGGCTTTTGAACACACTTCTTGAATTAATACTCAAGGAACGAACAGGTGAAGTTATCGACAGATGGCTTATGAGAAACATAATCACAATGCTTATTGATTTGGGATCTTCAGTCTACCAAGAAGATTTTGAGAAACCGTTTCTTGATGTTTCAGCTGATTTCTACAGGGCAGAATCCCAGGAGTTTATCGAGTGCAGTGATTGTGGGGACTACCTGAAGAAAGCTGAAAGGCGCCTAAATGAAGAAATTGAGAGGGTATCCCACTACTTGGACATACTGAGTGAATCCCAAATTACTAATGTTGTAGAGAAAGAGATGATTGCCAATCACATGCTTAGACTAGTTCACATGGAAAATTCAGGTTTAGTAAATATGCTTTGTGATGACAAGTTTGAGGACTTGGGAAGGATGTACTGCTTATTTCGTCGAGTTACTAATGGTCTCTCAACAATCAGAGATGTAATGACATCTCATATTAGAGACACTGGCAAACAACTTGTCACCGACCCTGAAAAATCAAAGAATCCAGTTGACTTTGTTGACTTGCTCCTTGAGAAAAGGGACAAGTACGATAAGATCATAAGTGTAGCCTTCGGCAATGACAAGACCTTCCAAAATGCCTTAAGTTCttcttttgaatattttatcaaCTTGAATCCCCGTTCTCCCGAGTATATATCATTGTTCGTGGATGATAAACTCCGTAAAGGACTGAAGGGAGTGAAAGAGGAGGACATTGAGATTATTCTTGACAAGGTGATGATGTTGTTCCGCTACCTCCAGGAAAAAGATGTATTTGAGAAGTACTACAAACAACATCTGGCAAAGCGTCTCTTATCGGGAAAAACAGTATCTGATGATGCTGAGAGAAGTCTGATTGTTAAACTGAAGACTGAATGTGGATATCAATTTACTTCGAAACTAGAAGGCATGTTTACAGACATGAAGACATCTCAAGACACAATGCAAGGGTTCTACACAGCCTGCAGTTCTGAGTTGGGGAACAGCCCTACACTGGTGGTCCAGGTTTTGACTACTGGATCATGGCCCACCCAGTCCAGCATAACCTGCAACCTACCAGCTGAAATGTTGGCTTTGTGTGAGAAATTTCGATCATATTACCTCGGAACTCATACGGGTCGGAGATTATCCTGGCAAACAAATATGGGCACTGCTGATATTAGAGCAACCTTTGGAAATGGCCAGAAATACGAGCTAAATGTTTCGACTTATCAAATGTGTGTTCTAATGCTGTTTAACAGTGCTGATAGTCTTACCTATAGAGAGATTGAGCAGGCAACTGAGATTTCCTCTTGTGATTTGAAAAGATGTCTCCAGTCCTTAGCTTGTGTGAAAGGTAAAAATGTCCTTCGAAAAGACCCCATGAGCAAGGATATAGGAGAAGACGATATATTTTCTGTCAATGACAAGTTTACTAGCAAGCTTCGTAAGGTGAAGATTGGAACCGTGGTAGCACAAAAGGAATCCGAGCCTGAAAAACAAGAGACTCGACAGAGGGTTGAAGAGGACAGAAAACCACAGATTGAGGCTGCAATAGTGAGAATTATGAAGGCAAGAAGGGTGTTAGATCACAATAATATCATCACCGAGGTCACTAAACAACTGCAGTCGCGGTTTCTAGCTAACCCTGGggagatcaagaaacggattgaATCCCTTATTGAGCGAGATTTTCTTGAGAGGGATACTGTGGATAGACGATTGTACCGGTATCTCGCCTGA